CCAGCCGGCCCTGGCTCTCCATTCTCGCACCCAGGGGCCCTGCGCCGATCCCTCCCCCGGCCAAGGACGCTCGCGGCCGCCGTGGTCTCGGAACCGTTTATTTCTCCCGACGGGAGACGTGGGGGccgggggatgggggtggaggtgcTGGGGGGCGCGCACGCCGTGGCCGTCGGCGCCCTCAGGCGAAGGTGGAGCCGTTCCAGCCCACGTTGGCCGCGTTCATGTCGTAGTAGTTGATGTAGATCCTGCGGGGAGGCGGGCGGAGGCCGAGCTCAGCGCGGGGTGCGGCGGGGGGACAGCCCGGCGGGGACCCAGCGCCCCCCACCCGCGCCCTCGGGACCCCCCGCACCTGTCGGGGCTGACGCGCAGGCGCTCGGCCAGGAGCCCGCACAGCAGCTTGCTGTAGGCGCGGTTTTGCGGGCCGCCGATCTTGCCGATGCTGTGCAGGCTGCAGAGCGCGCACGGCTCGGTGGAGCCGCCGAAGGCCATGACCTGGTCCGGGACCACGTGCACCGCGATGTACTGCAGGCGGGGGTGCGGGGAGGCTCAGCCCGGGTCCccgggccccccaccccccatcgcCCACCGCACCCCACTCCCGGCCCAGCCCGCGGCGCCCGCCGGGCACCCCCGTCCTCCTGCCCGGTGCCGCGCACCTGGGCCGGCTTGCCGGTGGCCTGCGCCAGCTGCTGGGTGAGCTCGGAGAGGAGCCCGTCCGGCACGGAGGCGCGGGGCACGTTGGTGTTCACCACGAACATCGGCATGATGGCGGGCGGGCGCGCGAGCGGACGGACGGACGGACGCCCGGACAGAGAATATTCCGAGGCTCGCACGCGCCGCGGCTGCAGCCCGGGAACCTGAGCTACGTGACCGCCGCCCCGCGCCGcgcccgccccgccccggccgGGCTGTGGCTCCGCCCCATGACGTCACCGCCGGCGGAGCCCCGCCCGCCGCGTGACGGCACCGCCCCTCGCGAGGCCCAGCGACTGACTGGCTGGCCCTGTGAAGCCCAGGCTCCGCCCCGCGTGACGTCACCGCCGGCAGAGCCCCCGCCCACCCCGAGCCGACACCGCTCTCCGGGCCCCGCCCCTCGATGACGTCACGCCTCCTCCGGCCCCCGCCCCCGCGAGCTCCTCCCCGGGCGCGCGTCCTCCGATCCCTTCTCCACGCGGCGGCCGGGAGCCCGCGTGTCCCTCC
The sequence above is drawn from the Choloepus didactylus isolate mChoDid1 chromosome 23 unlocalized genomic scaffold, mChoDid1.pri SUPER_23_unloc1, whole genome shotgun sequence genome and encodes:
- the MIF gene encoding macrophage migration inhibitory factor, giving the protein MPMFVVNTNVPRASVPDGLLSELTQQLAQATGKPAQYIAVHVVPDQVMAFGGSTEPCALCSLHSIGKIGGPQNRAYSKLLCGLLAERLRVSPDRIYINYYDMNAANVGWNGSTFA